A genome region from Brassica oleracea var. oleracea cultivar TO1000 chromosome C2, BOL, whole genome shotgun sequence includes the following:
- the LOC106326876 gene encoding putative ATP-dependent RNA helicase PB1A10.06c, whose amino-acid sequence MKGEDSNLDIMPPRKKKNTGPNKMSDKLNLKKTTLSKSQKRKLKKIEEEKEKELLSAKTAELLDKYKISEDVSLLLQSSKAIGRSDTKLEKRRRPMQLSKAGVLSDEPVKENDDSDSFMDDEPTTPVALQTDSDQRIHDNELDSKVIISAEEVREEDETKIREEDETMFKNLQTTRRDDDYEEGLQRMDESEDVTLKGPAFVVHVSRPAEVEETRKELPIIMMEQEIMEAINYHPTVIISGKTGCGKTTQVPQFLYEAGYGSKQVSSRSGVIGITQPRRVAVLATAKRVAHELGVRLGQEVGFQVRYDKKIGENSAIKFMTDGILVREIKDDLLLMRYSVIILDEAHERSLNTDILIGMLTRSIKMRQELYRDQQKHLQAGGTIASKDVIWPLKLILMSATLRVEDFVSGQRLFPKPPPVIEVPTRQYPVTIHFSKRTDEFNYMGEAYKKVMSIHKKLPQGGILVFVTGQREVENLCEKLRKSSNELVAQAARRDASEKEKKLDDDDDDGSFGGVDMKEIAEAFDDASNTQDYRFNSFGEDPYETGNGEYDDFDEENMYESDEESDWETIDDDGGLASSLVENGKKVDALRAAFKALADKKGSESTETTTSSTEAEEEKKPFTPGKLRVLPLYAMLSPDAQLRVFAEVEEGERLVVVATNVAETSLTIPGIKYVVDTGRAKAKSYDIKTGMDAYEVDWISQASASQRAGRAGRTGPGHCYRLYSSTVFSNTFEESSPPEITRVPIDGVVLQLKSMNIPKVENFPFPTPPEPSSIKQSERCLKALEALDSDGRLTPLGNAMSNYPMSPRHSRMLLTVIQMLKEATNYSRANLVLAYAVAAAAALSLENPLIMQFGEEKQNECEDDKQRKKDRKDKIKAARDRFSNPRSDALTVAYVLHSYEVAEDGPGLFCETNGLNMKTMNEMSKLKADLLRLVFRSSETENLYTWTHGTIQDVEESWRNAASSKTPLLQKEEELLGEAICAGWADRVARKTKSTQYQACAVQEEPVYLHRWSSLINSAPELLVYSELLRTNKPYMHGATRVKPEWLVKHAKSLCVFSTPLKDPKPYYSRELDRVFCWVVPSFGPHLWELPAHSEAVNDDMYRAAVFGYALLRGEVLPCLKSARALMAGKPETLLEREGWGLERVGSLVKALKEKKIDSLGSLKKRWEQNPNVLYSEIEAWFQKKSRHHVKELWQRMLQEAKVNVPGKLKRPVIPIERSDDEKLKRPRAKVCFE is encoded by the exons ATGAAGGGAGAAGATTCCAATTTAGATATAATGCCTCCAAGGAAGAAGAAGAACACAGGACCCAACAAG ATGAGTGATAAGCTCAACTTAAAGAAGACGACTTTGAGCAAATCTCAGAAACGTAAGCTGAAGAAAATTGAGGAAGAGAAGGAGAAAGAGCTCCTCTCTGCCAAAACTGCCGAGTTGTTAGA CAAGTATAAAATATCTGAAGATGTGTCTTTGCTTTTACAATCTTCAAAAGCTATAGGAAGA TCTGATACGAAGCTGGAGAAACGTAGGAGACCAATGCAACTATCTAAAGCTGGTGTTTTGTCTGATGAACCTGTCAAGGAAAATGACGACTCTGATTCTTTTATGGACGATGAGCCTACCACACCTGTGGCTCTTCAAACTGATTCTGACCAACGTATCCATGACAATGAACTCGATTCCAAAGTGATCATCTCTGCTGAAGAGGTCCGTGAAGAAGATGAAACTAAGATCCGTGAAGAAGATGAAACTATGTTTAAGAATCTACAGACAACTCGTCGTGATGATGATTATGAAGAAGGCTTACAAAGAATG GATGAGAGTGAAGATGTAACTCTAAAAGGACCTGCGTTTGTAGTTCATGTTTCAAGACCAGCTGAAGTTGAAGAGACGAGGAAGGAGCTTCCTATAATAATGATGGAGCAGGAGATCATGGAGGCTATTAATTATCACCCCACTGTTATTATTTCTGGAAAGACCGGTTGTGGTAAAACCACTCAAGTTCCTCAG TTCCTTTATGAAGCTGGTTATGGTTCAAAGCAAGTCAGTTCTCGGAGCGGGGTTATCGGTATTACACAGCCACGCCGTGTGGCTGTCCTCGCCACTGCCAAGAGGGTGGCTCATGAGCTTGGTGTTCGTCTCGGCCAAGAAGTAGGGTTTCAAGTTAGGTACGACAAAAAGATTGGCGAGAACTCAGCTATCAAGTTTATGACCGATGGGATTCTAGTCCGTGAAATTAAG GACGATCTCTTACTGATGCGTTACTCGGTGATAATTCTCGATGAAGCTCATGAAAGAAGCTTGAACACAGACATTCTAATTGGGATGCTCACTCGATCCATCAAAATGCGACAGGAACTCTACAGGGATCAACAGAAGCATCTACAAGCTGGAGGCACAATAGCATCAAAAGACGTTATCTGGCCGCTTAAACTTATATTGATGAGTGCAACTTTGCGAGTAGAAGATTTCGTATCGGGGCAAAGGTTGTTCCCTAAGCCACCTCCTGTAATAGAGGTTCCCACTCGACAGTACCCGGTGACTATACATTTCTCCAAGAGGACCGACGAGTTTAATTATATGGGTGAAGCTTATAAGAAAGTGATGTCGATTCACAAAAAGCTACCACAAGGAGGGATACTTGTGTTTGTGACGGGACAGAGAGAAGTTGAGAATCTATGCGAGAAGTTGCGTAAGTCTTCAAATGAACTTGTTGCTCAAGCTGCTAGAAGAGATGCTTCTGAGAAGGAGAAGAAACTGGATGATGATGATGATGATGGTTCGTTTGGTGGTGTTGACATGAAGGAGATTGCTGAAGCATTTGATGATGCCTCCAACACTCAAGATTACAGGTTTAACTCGTTTGGAGAAGATCCTTATGAAACTGGTAATGGTGAATACGATGATTTTGATGAAGAAAACATGTATGAGTCTGATGAAGAAAGCGACTGGGAAACAATTGATGACGACGGCGGCCTTGCGAGTTCACTTGTGGAAAATGGGAAAAAGGTTGATGCTCTTCGTGCAGCGTTTAAAGCTTTGGCAGACAAAAAAGGATCTGAATCTACTGAGACAACAACGTCGTCCACTGAAGCCGAGGAGGAGAAGAAACCATTTACTCCAGGGAAGCTACGTGTTCTTCCACTATATGCAATGCTCTCTCCTGATGCACAGCTCCGAGTGTTTGCGGAAGTTGAGGAAGGAGAAAGACTTGTGGTTGTGGCAACTAACGTAGCGGAGACTTCTCTGACCATTCCGGGGATAAAGTATGTGGTTGATACTGGCCGTGCCAAGGCTAAGAGCTACGATATCAAGACTGGTATGGATGCATATGAGGTTGATTGGATCAGTCAAGCTTCGGCTAGTCAACGAGCTGGAAGAGCCGGACGTACTGGACCTGGCCACTGTTACCGTCTCTATTCATCTACGGTTTTTAGCAACACGTTTGAGGAATCATCCCCTCCTGAAATCACCAGAGTTCCTATCGATGGAGTCGTTCTTCAATTGAAATCTATGAACATTCCAAAG GTTGAGAACTTCCCGTTTCCGACACCGCCTGAGCCATCATCTATTAAACAGTCAGAAAGATGCTTAAAGGCTTTAGAGGCTCTCGACAGCGACGGGAGGCTAACACCGCTAGGGAATGCTATGTCTAACTATCCCATGAGTCCACGTCACTCGAGAATGCTTCTCACAGTCATCCAAATGCTGAAAGAGGCAACTAACTACTCCCGGGCGAATCTCGTCCTTGCGTACGCGGTTGCAGCAGCAGCTGCGTTGAGTTTAGAGAACCCTTTGATAATGCAGTTTGGAGAAGAGAAACAAAACGAGTGTGAAGATGATAAGCAACGGAAAAAGGATCGGAAAGATAAAATCAAAGCTGCTCGCGACAGATTCTCCAACCCTAGGAGCGACGCTTTGACCGTAGCTTACGTGTTGCATTCCTATGAGGTCGCGGAGGATGGCCCGGGCCTCTTCTGCGAGACCAACGGCTTGAATATGAAGACGATGAACGAGATGTCTAAGCTCAAAGCCGATCTTCTGCGGCTTGTATTCAGGTCCTCCGAAACTGAAAACCTTTACACATGGACTCATGGGACTATACAAGACGTGGAGGAGTCATGGAGAAACGCCGCGTCGTCGAAAACCCCGCTTTTGCAGAAGGAAGAAGAGCTCTTGGGAGAAGCCATATGCGCTGGATGGGCAGACCGTGTAGCGAGAAAGACTAAATCCACCCAGTACCAAGCGTGCGCGGTTCAAGAAGAGCCTGTTTACTTGCACCGCTGGTCTTCTCTCATAAACTCTGCCCCGGAGTTACTAGTCTACAGCGAGCTCCTACGAACCAACAAACCGTACATGCACGGAGCGACGCGTGTGAAGCCGGAGTGGCTGGTGAAACACGCAAAGTCTCTGTGCGTGTTCTCCACGCCGCTCAAGGACCCGAAACCGTATTACTCAAGGGAGCTGGACAGAGTTTTCTGCTGGGTGGTTCCTAGCTTCGGCCCTCATCTTTGGGAGCTTCCGGCTCACAGCGAGGCAGTAAATGATGATATGTACCGAGCAGCGGTTTTTGGATATGCTTTGCTTCGAGGAGAGGTGTTGCCTTGTTTGAAAAGCGCTAGGGCGTTGATGGCTGGAAAGCCTGAAACGCTGTTGGAAAGAGAAGGTTGGGGTTTAGAGAGAGTTGGGAGTTTGGTGAAAGCGTTGAAAGAGAAGAAGATTGATAGTTTGGGGAGTTTGAAAAAGAGATGGGAACAGAATCCGAATGTGCTCTACTCGGAGATTGAAGCTTGGTTTCAGAAGAAGTCTCGTCATCATGTTAAAGAGCTTTGGCAGAGAATGCTGCAGGAGGCTAAGGTGAACGTTCCTGGGAAGTTGAAGAGGCCAGTCATCCCTATTGAACGTTCTGATGATGAAAAGTTGAAGAGGCCAAGGGCTAAAGTGTGTTTTGAATAA
- the LOC106326877 gene encoding uncharacterized protein LOC106326877, which translates to MRGVRPRLRIVGIVILAAWIGLAALFGLLKPIKNGCTMTYMYPTYIPISVTDGATPPGRYGLYLYHEGWRKIDSKEHLDRLSGVPVLFIPGNAGSYKQVRSVAAESDRAYQGGPFERTFYQEASLFRGEGADTESVEYDMPSQYSNKLDWFAVDLEGEHSAMDGRILEEHTEYVVYAIHRILDQYKESHDTREREGAAASSNIPHNVMLVGHSMGGFVARAAAVHPRLRKSAVQTILTLSSPHQSPPLALQPSLGHYFAKVNREWRKGYEVQTSPGGSYVSEPLLSGVVVVSITGGYNDYQVRSKLESLDGIVPSSRGFMISSTSMKNVWLSMEHQAILWCNQLVVQVSHTLLSLVDSKTSQPFSDTQKRLWVLTRMLQSALSQSFNGITPMKVSHELPMLASKGSESQTSTCGLDWRDDALDRDLYIQTSTVTILAMDGRRRWLDIESLGSNGKSHFIFVTNLAPCSGVRLHLWPEKEKENSNLPVCERVLEVTSKMVLIPAGPAPKQSEPGSQTEQAPPSAVLKLGPEDMHGFRFLTISVAPREAVSGKPPAAVSMAVGQFFNPEEGAMEVSSPSMLLSAYWTKELFLKEDHPLAYNLSFAISLGLLPITLSLKTAGCGIKTSGLPDGETGDLDKDKLCKLRCFPPVALAWDSASGLHVFPNLYSETIVIDSSPALWSSSQSSEKSTVMLLVDPHCSYTANVHVSAPAVSGRFVLLYGPQIVGFSFAVTLFTLMRQANQWDHKQSVPPFLSAVEHNLEMPSPFLLLAVFPLLCSLFFSFLMAQPFPPLANFTVVSLICYLLANAFISVLVIVSKFVFQASALVHTTVKSKCQALERSSSLASSLVCLKAIRILKLNTTIVMTLVAVTLVSFVHPALGLFVLLASHALCCHNSMCCIMMASRRKEPVDQKTEAERKTRHTSGRLEPLPEDTSEKSFVETQADIFNHRHGLLILHLLAAMMFVPSLAAWFQRIGTGQSFPWFADSALCVGVIFHGIMNSRPESSILRSFPSVLGHQLRPHHIYLLAGYYCFFSGLELAPYKVFYVIAALGYISLSRKISQVNNNDLRFRTKSRIHRR; encoded by the exons ATGCGAGGCGTTAGACCGCGGCTGAGGATAGTTGGCATTGTGATTTTAGCTGCGTGGATTGGGCTAGCGGCTTTGTTTGGTCTGTTAAAACCTATAAAGAATGGTTGTACTATGACTTACATGTATCCCACTTACATTCCTATCTCTGTGACGGACGGTGCAACTCCTCCTGGGAGATATGGACTTTACCTTTACCATGAAGGATGGAGGAAGATTGATTCTAAGGAACACCTCGATAGACTTAGCGGTGTTCCAGTTCTTTTCATCCCAGGCAATGCCGGTAGCTATAAGCAG GTCAGGTCTGTGGCAGCAGAATCTGATAGAGCATACCAGGGAGGTCCATTTGAGCGCACATTCTACCAGGAAGCTTCTCTATTCCGTGGGGAAGGAGCAGATACAGAGTCTGTAGAATATGATATGCCTAGTCAGTACAGTAACAAGCTAGACTGGTTTGCTGTGGATCTTGAAGGTGAACATTCTGCAATGGATGGTCGCATACTTGAGGAGCACACCGAATATGTTGTATATGCCATTCATAGG ATTCTAGACCAGTATAAGGAATCTCATGATACCAGAGAAAGGGAAGGTGCCGCTGCCTCCAGTAACATACCACATAACGTGATGCTGGTTGGACATTCTATGGGTGGTTTTGTTGCCAGAGCTGCTGCAGTCCATCCTCGTTTGCGGAAGTCAGCTGTGCAGACCATTCTAACACTCTCAAGTCCACACCA ATCACCTCCTCTGGCATTGCAGCCGTCCTTGGGGCATTACTTTGCTAAGGTGAACCGAGAATGGAGAAAAGGGTATGAAGTTCAAACGTCTCCTGGGGGAAGTTATGTGTCTGAGCCATTACTATCTGGAGTTGTTGTTGTATCCATTACTGGTGGCTACAATGACTATCAG GTGAGATCGAAGCTAGAGTCACTTGATGGTATTGTCCCTTCAAGCCGTGGTTTTATGATAAGTAGTACAAGCATGAAAAATGTGTGGCTGTCAATGGAACATCAAGCGATTCTGTGGTGTAACCAATTGGTTGTTCAA GTTTCACATACACTTCTTAGTTTGGTGGACTCAAAAACTAGTCAGCCATTTTCTGATACTCAGAAGAGACTCTGGGTTTTGACCAGAATGCTTCAAAGTGCATTATCACAAAGCTTCAATGGAATCACACCCATGAAAGTCTCTCATGAGTTACCCATGTTGGCCTCAAAAG GCTCTGAATCACAAACTTCTACCTGTGGCCTGGATTGGAGGGATGATGCTCTCGATAGGGATCTGTACATACAAACGAGTACTGTCACAATATTGGCTATGGACGGGAGAAGGCGCTGGTTGGACATAGAATCATTG GGATCAAATGGAAAGAGCCACTTTATCTTTGTTACAAATCTGGCGCCTTGTTCTGGTGTAAGACTCCATCTATGGCCTGAGAAGGAAAAGGAGAATTCAAATTTACCAGTTTGTGAAAGAGTTCTGGAAGTTACGTCAAAAATGGTTCTCATTCCAGCAGGCCCTGCGCCAAAACAG TCGGAACCAGGGAGTCAAACCGAGCAAGCTCCCCCATCTGCAGTGCTGAAGCTAGGGCCTGAAGACATGCACGGATTCAGATTCTTGACTATCTCAGTTGCGCCTCGCGAA GCAGTTTCCGGTAAACCTCCTGCGGCGGTTTCTATGGCAGTAGGGCAATTCTTTAACCCTGAGGAAGGGGCCATGGAGGTCTCATCTCCATCAATGCTCTTATCCGCTTACTGGACAAAG GAGCTATTTTTGAAGGAGGACCATCCTCTAGCTTACAATCTATCATTTGCTATCAGCTTAGGTCTACTTCCCATAACACTGTCCCTGAAAACAGCTGGATGTGGAATTAAAACTTCTGGTTTACCAGATGGCGAGACTGGAGACTTGGACAAGGATA AGCTTTGTAAATTGCGTTGTTTCCCACCTGTTGCACTTGCCTGGGATTCTGCTTCTGGACTTCACGTGTTTCCGAATCTTTACAGTGAGACCATAGTTATTGATTCTTCACCAGCTCTTTGGAGTTCTTCTCAGAGTTCTGAGAAAAGTACTGTTATGCTACTG GTTGATCCTCATTGCTCGTACACTGCAAATGTTCATGTCTCTGCTCCTGCTGTGTCCGGCAGATTTGTACTTCTATACGGTCCTCAGATAGTTGGCTTCTCATTTGCCGTTACATTGTTTACACTTATGCGGCAAGCTAATCAATGGGACCACAAACAATCTGTGCCACCATTTCTCTCTGCTGTAGAGCACAACTTAGAAATGCCATCTCCATTTCTACTTCTTGCTGTTTTCCCTCTTCTATGTTCCTTGTTCTTCTCCTTCCTAATGGCTCAACCATTTCCTCCCCTCGCAAACTTCACGGTGGTCTCGTTGATCTGTTATTTGTTGGCCAATGCCTTCATCAGTGTGTTAGTTATTGTCTCCAAGTTTGTCTTCCAAGCTTCGGCTCTTGTCCACACCACTGTTAAATCAAA ATGCCAAGCTTTGGAAAGAAGCTCCTCTCTTGCTTCTAGCCTCGTCTGTTTAAAG GCAATCCGAATTCTGAAGCTCAACACAACAATTGTTATGACACTAGTCGCAGTCACCTTGGTGTCCTTTGTTCACCCTGCTTTGGGTCTTTTTGTACTACTAGCCTCTCATGCTCTTTGTTGCCATAACTCAATGTGCTG TATCATGATGGCATCGAGGAGAAAAGAACCAGTCGACCAGAAAACTGAAGCCGAGCGAAAAACTCGACATACCTCAGGGAGACTAGAACCCTTACCAGAAGACACGTCTGAAAAATCATTTGTTGAGACACAAGCTGACATCTTCAACCACAGGCACGGCTTACTAATATTACATCTCCTTGCAGCAATGATGTTTGTACCCTCTCTTGCCGCTTGGTTCCAG CGTATTGGAACGGGGCAAAGCTTCCCTTGGTTTGCTGATTCAGCTCTCTGTGTTGGCGTGATCTTCCACGGGATAATGAACTCGAGACCTGAGTCAAGCATCCTACGCTCTTTCCCATCTGTCTTGGGGCACCAGCTTCGTCCCCATCATATTTATCTTCTGGCGGGTTACTACTGCTTCTTCTCTGGACTAGAGTTGGCTCCTTACAAAGTGTTTTATGTCATTGCGGCTTTAGGATACATCTCTTTGAGTCGTAAGATCTCACAGGTGAACAACAACGATCTTCGTTTCCGTACCAAAAGCAGAATACACAGACGCTGA
- the LOC106321931 gene encoding probable carboxylesterase 11, producing the protein MPSVGVKLYSVFFKFLLKHRLQNRIQSEDSSSSSDPFGVTTRPEESVSPPNPLFTDGVATKDIHIDPLTSLSVRIFLPESALSPASGSHSGKSRTFNSLAGSDLLLRRNSHGSSNSLSSHKSEARRSSYVYTTSTASSSSGEEVYRGYAPSSSGKCRKLPVMLQFHGGGWVSGSNDSVANDFFCRRMAKHCDVIVLAVGYRLAPENRYPAACEDGFKVLQWLGKQANLAECNKSMGGLRRGGGGGEVKKSDASKHVVDAFGASLVEPWLASHADPSRCVLLGVSCGANIADYVSRKAIEAGQNLDPVKVVAQVLMYPFFIGTVPTQSEIKQANSYFYDKPMCILSWKLFLPEEEFSLDHPAANPLVPDRGPPLKFMPPTLTIVAEHDWMRDRAIAYSEELRKVNVDAPVLEYKDAVHEFATLDMLLRTPQAQACAEDIAIWVKKYISLRGHEFSY; encoded by the exons ATGCCGAGCGTTGGAGTGAAACTCTACAGTGTATTCTTCAAGTTCCTTTTAAAACACCGTTTACAAAACCGGATCCAATCCGAAGATTCCTCCTCCTCGTCGGATCCGTTCGGTGTCACGACCCGACCCGAAGAATCAGTATCCCCTCCGAATCCCTTATTCACCGACGGCGTCGCCACCAAAGACATCCACATCGATCCCTTAACCTCCCTCTCCGTGCGCATCTTCCTCCCCGAATCCGCCCTCTCCCCCGCCTCCGGTAGCCACTCCGGCAAGTCTCGAACCTTCAACAGCCTCGCCGGATCGGATCTTCTCCTCAGAAGAAACAGCCACGGCTCGTCTAACTCCTTGTCGTCTCACAAGTCGGAAGCTAGAAGAAGCAGTTACGTCTACACCACCTCCACCGCCTCCTCATCCTCCGGCGAGGAGGTGTACAGAGGGTACGCACCATCGTCGTCCGGGAAATGCAGGAAGCTTCCGGTGATGCTGCAGTTTCACGGCGGCGGGTGGGTGAGTGGGAGCAACGACTCGGTGGCGAATGATTTCTTCTGTAGGAGGATGGCGAAGCATTGTGATGTTATTGTTTTGGCTGTTGGGTATAGGCTCGCGCCTGAGAATAGGTACCCCGCGGCGTGTGAGGACGGGTTCAAGGTGTTGCAGTGGTTGGGGAAGCAGGCGAATCTCGCGGAGTGTAATAAGTCGATGGGTGGTTTAAGGAGAGGTGGTGGAGGAGGAGAGGTGAAGAAGTCTGATGCGAGTAAGCATGTGGTTGATGCTTTTGGTGCTTCTTTGGTGGAGCCTTGGCTCGCTTCTCATGCTGATCCTTCGAG ATGTGTGCTTCTCGGTGTGAGCTGTGGTGCCAACATAGCAGACTACGTATCTCGAAAAGCCATCGAAGCTGGCCAAAATCTAGACCCAGTCAAAGTCGTGGCTCAAGTCTTAATGTACCCGTTCTTCATCGGCACCGTTCCCACGCAATCCGAGATCAAACAAGCAAACTCCTACTTCTACGACAAACCCATGTGCATTCTCTCCTGGAAGCTTTTCTTACCAGAAGAAGAGTTCAGTCTGGACCACCCGGCAGCGAACCCGCTCGTTCCGGACCGGGGCCCACCGCTCAAGTTCATGCCACCGACGCTAACCATCGTCGCAGAGCATGACTGGATGAGAGACAGAGCCATCGCTTACTCAGAAGAGCTAAGGAAAGTCAACGTAGATGCTCCTGTGCTGGAGTACAAAGACGCCGTTCACGAGTTTGCAACGCTCGACATGCTTCTCAGGACTCCACAGGCTCAGGCTTGTGCAGAAGATATTGCCATCTGGGTTAAGAAATACATCTCTCTCCGTGGCCACGAGTTCTCTTACTAG
- the LOC106322632 gene encoding UPF0392 protein RCOM_0530710-like: MKNRRKLSGVCGSDVVLTWRTFFWFVVLFVFSFVLFSTMFVFRGKFRPVVRTTINFPTAKAVLRRESVTLSPAVSIREAVKLPEQTLVFLKYPPSLRLYTKGDLVCVFSGGGDSSKLRKEYPTAVDSDKFNGQIVRCPETPRGYNVSLAVSRWTADDHIPAGPTHQWDWLVYDAVIDHDNSTVVFVKGLNLRPGRVADVSRYECVYGWDFARHNRLIRSDVISAAQEIIRCRTPLTVLDGGPKSAHGPVKVSVRIKGGTGMLPSIAQPGRIINPPRRKPFEMCVCTMTRNAAAVLREWVMYHAGIGVQRWFIYDNNSDDDIIAEIRDLKSRGYNITRHFWPWIKTQEAGFSNCAIRARSDCDWVAFIDVDEFYYIPSGQTLTSIIRNHTVSNTIGEIRTPCHSFGPSGLRKRPRGGVTEGYTCRVVLPERHKSILRPEAMNATLINVVHHFHLKDTFTFADVDKDVMVINHYKYQVWEVFKEKFYRRVATYVADWQNDENVGSRDRAPGLGTRPVEPPDWAERFCEVNDTGLRDQVWERFKDNKTQRLIWEGEEDEDRISKMVSETPSKATNRSVDGSSAEIFISPRFKSAAALAGWDEEDLIIASFVVEDTPERSSSKRRRRSNLLSKTSPPSSGSRRRQRIKQSSNPLPVIDLDEVIRREEEKSAEKKKRKNKETKPETKEEKKAEEDEKILPEEKNTTSVVLPCIDKLRDELSCAICLEICFEPSTTTCGHSFCKKCLRSAADKCGRKCPKCRQLIGNGKYCTVNTVLWNTIQLLFPKEVEAQRASASANFLSKETPTPRDSNHRLRSRNRETALQARLQREDISRLLVSEERSERRRRGGSVRLDQDSDAAFALRLQRQEFASAFGVTAAGATSSSSSSSSSSSDVSLSRARANLRAMASRAARRQ, translated from the exons ATGAAAAATCGTAGGAAACTCAGTGGTGTTTGCGGAAGCGACGTCGTTCTAACGTGGAGGACGTTTTTCTGGTTCGTCGTTCTGTTTGTCTTCTCCTTCGTTCTCTTCTCCACCATGTTCGTCTTTAGAG GTAAGTTTCGCCCGGTGGTACGTACGACGATAAACTTCCCAACGGCCAAAGCGGTTCTCCGCCGTGAGTCCGTAACGCTGTCTCCGGCGGTTTCGATTCGCGAAGCGGTGAAGTTACCTGAGCAGACGCTGGTTTTCCTTAAATACCCTCCGTCTCTTCGGTTATATACCAAAGGCGATCTGGTTTGCGTTTTCTCCGGCGGCGGTGACTCGTCGAAGCTACGGAAGGAGTATCCGACGGCGGTTGACAGCGACAAATTTAACGGCCAGATCGTACGGTGCCCTGAAACGCCACGTGGATACAACGTATCGCTTGCGGTGTCGAGATGGACGGCGGATGATCACATTCCCGCTGGGCCCACTCACCAATGGGATTGGCTTGTTTACGACGCCGTGATCGATCACGATAACTCCACGGTGGTTTTCGTCAAGGGTTTAAATCTACGGCCGGGGAGAGTTGCCGACGTGTCGAGATACGAGTGCGTGTACGGCTGGGATTTCGCGAGACATAATCGGTTAATAAGATCAGACGTGATCTCCGCGGCGCAGGAGATTATACGGTGCAGAACTCCGTTAACTGTGTTAGATGGCGGCCCAAAATCAGCCCATGGGCCGGTTAAAGTCTCGGTTAGAATTAAAGGAGGAACCGGAATGCTTCCCTCGATCGCTCAACCGGGTCGGATCATTAACCCGCCGCGACGGAAACCGTTTGAGATGTGCGTCTGTACCATGACGCGAAACGCAGCCGCCGTTTTAAGAGAGTGGGTGATGTACCACGCCGGAATCGGCGTTCAGCGGTGGTTCATCTACGACAACAACAGCGACGACGATATAATCGCAGAGATCAGAGATCTCAAAAGCCGCGGCTACAACATCACGAGACATTTCTGGCCGTGGATCAAGACTCAGGAAGCGGGATTCTCCAATTGCGCGATTCGTGCAAGGAGCGATTGCGATTGGGTCGCGTTCATCGACGTCGACGAGTTCTACTACATCCCTTCCGGTCAAACATTAACCAGCATCATCAGAAACCACACCGTCTCCAATACGATAGGTGAAATTCGAACGCCGTGCCACAGTTTTGGACCGTCCGGTTTGCGTAAACGGCCTCGTGGTGGAGTCACTGAGGGATACACTTGCCGTGTGGTTTTACCGGAGAGACACAAAAGCATACTCCGGCCGGAGGCGATGAACGCGACGCTGATCAACGTGGTGCACCATTTTCATTTGAAAGATACGTTCACGTTTGCTGACGTGGATAAGGATGTTATGGTAATTAACCACTACAAGTATCAGGTTTGGGAGGTTTTTAAAGAGAAGTTTTATAGGAGAGTCGCGACTTACGTGGCGGATTGGCAGAACGATGAGAATGTGGGGTCGAGAGATCGGGCACCCGGTTTGGGAACCCGACCGGTCGAACCACCTGATTGGGCCGAGAGATTCTGTGAGGTTAATGACACTGGGCTTAGAGATCAAGTATGGGAGAGGTTCAAAGACAATAAAACGCAGCGTTTGATATGGGAAGGAGAGGAAGATGAAGATAGA ATCTCGAAAATGGTGAGTGAAACACCATCCAAAGCTACTAATCGATCCGTAGATGGATCAAGCGCGGAGATTTTTATCAGCCCGAGATTCAAATCGGCGGCGGCTCTGGCGGGTTGGGACGAAGAGGATCTGATAATCGCTAGCTTCGTGGTGGAAGACACCCCTGAAAGAAGTTCATCTAAGAGAAGGAGACGATCCAATCTGTTGTCTAAAACAAGCCCACCTTCTTCGGGTTCAAGAAG GAGGCAAAGGATTAAGCAGAGTTCTAATCCGTTACCTGTTATTGATCTTGATGAAGTAATTAGACGCGAAG AGGAAAAATCTGCAGAGAAGAAGAAGAGAAAGAACAAGGAGACAAAACCAGAAACAAAAGAAGAGAAGAAGGCAGAGGAGGATGAGAAGATCTTGCCAGAGGAGAAGAACACAACTTCTGTTGTTCTTCCTTGCATTGATAAGCTTCGTGACGAGCTGTCTTGTGCA ATTTGTCTTGAGATTTGCTTTGAACCAAGTACTACAACTTGTGGACACAG CTTCTGCAAGAAGTGTTTACGGTCTGCAGCAGATAAGTGTGGAAGGAAATGCCCTAAATGCAGGCAACTTATAGG AAATGGAAAGTATTGCACGGTGAATACGGTTCTTTGGAACACAATCCAGCTTCTGTTCCCTAAAGAAGTCGAAGCACAGCGAGCTTCTGCTTCCGCTAACTTCCTAAGCAAGGAAACGCCGACCCCTAGAGACTCTAATCATAGGCTAAGAAGCAGGAACAGAGAAACTGCGCTTCAAGCTAGGTTGCAGAGAGAGGATATCTCGAGGTTACTTGTGTCTGAAGAGAGAAGCGAGAGGAGGAGGAGAGGGGGGAGTGTGAGGTTGGATCAAGATAGTGATGCAGCGTTCGCGTTGCGGTTACAGCGGCAGGAATTCGCGTCTGCGTTTGGCGTTACGGCGGCTGGGGCAACTTCCTCTTCTTCTTCTTCTTCTTCTTCTTCGTCGGATGTTTCTCTGTCGAGAGCAAGAGCTAACCTACGAGCTATGGCGTCAAGAGCTGCTCGCAGGCAATGA